From the Hevea brasiliensis isolate MT/VB/25A 57/8 chromosome 15, ASM3005281v1, whole genome shotgun sequence genome, one window contains:
- the LOC110662181 gene encoding uncharacterized membrane protein At4g09580: MRTGSTGRGGEIREGNDATVIVGSGFPLSFWEVTVATTVVLGFVLGLLGVYLTMPSSDYSFLKLPRTLEDLQILRDHLESYTSDYTAQVLVGYCVVYIFMQTFMIPGTVFMSLLAGALFGVFKGVALVVFTATAGASSCYFLSKLIGRPLVFSLWPDKLSFFQEQVARRRESLLNYMLFLRLTPTLPNTFINVASPIVDVPYHIFFLATFIGLIPAAYVTVKAGIALGELESLGDLYDFNSIATLFLIGVVSITPTLMSKSKS; this comes from the exons atgaggacaggAAGCACAGGAAGAGGAGGAGAAATACGGGAGGGAAATGATGCCACTGTAATTGTGGGATCTGGGTTTCCTTTAAGCTTTTGGGAGGTAACGGTGGCTACAACTGTCGTCTTGGGATTCGTTCTTGGTCTTTTGGGGGTTTATCTTACCATGCCCTCTTCCGATTACAGCTTCCTCAAGCTGCCTCGTACTCTTGAAGATCTACAAATCCTCAG AGATCACCTTGAGAGCTACACAAGTGACTACACTGCACAGGTCCTGGTAGGGTACTGTGTGGTCTACATTTTCATGCAAACGTTTATGATTCCTGGGACTGTTTTTATGTCATTGCTTGCTGGAGCTCTTTTTGGAGTATTCAAAGGCGTGGCTTTGGTGGTGTTCACTGCTACTGCTGGTGCTTCTTCATGCTATTTCCTTTCAAAACTGATTGGACGACCTCTTGTATTCTCTCTATGGCCTGACAAGCTCAGCTTCTTCCAAGAGCAG GTAGCTAGAAGAAGAGAAAGCTTGTTGAACTACATGCTTTTCTTGAGGCTAACCCCAACTCTGCCAAATACATTCATAAATGTTGCTTCACCAATAGTAGATGTGCCGTATCATATTTTTTTCCTGGCAACCTTTATCGGACTCATTCCTGCTGCTTATGTCACTGTCAAG GCTGGAATAGCTCTCGGAGAATTGGAATCACTGGGGGATCTTTACGACTTCAACTCCATTGCCACTTTATTTCTCATTGGGGTTGTCTCTATCACCCCTACATTGATGAGCAAGAGTAAATCATAG